One segment of Glandiceps talaboti chromosome 21, keGlaTala1.1, whole genome shotgun sequence DNA contains the following:
- the LOC144451830 gene encoding peroxisomal targeting signal 1 receptor-like — MAMRDLVDGECGGANALMKLTTHFTQDKSLQQEGLRRGVFHPKNLDGSFSASSDQLVNEFLAEQHRHAPPQTFRMDALLHEMQAIEENQLRHASVKAGPRVAEIASANWAADFLAQEPQSATSAEWTQEFMTEQHRPGVAAIMPDTDTKWAEEYLDQTEDQIWSKEFENTYKPEDEKWVDEFHTANTQDDELAKTANQLLSSLDDPKFSNSEFMKFIKKIGEGEVTVENNQVISKGEKEAQGAAAVWSDEFTQMQGATASDWTDEFTAQATGDMKSDADFWEKLQKEWEEMAKTEDHPWLNDFEQTLDGGQKKYQFEDDNPLLDHPNPFEEGLKRLEEGDLVNAVLLFEAAVQADPQHTKAWQYLGTSQAENEQELAAISALKKALELEPDNLSSLMSLGVSYTNESLHNQACDVLKKWILSNPKYENIRGNSDLPKDVNPSSFVSSSMFNEVRDMFIAAARQSPSVVDPDVQCGLGVLFNLSGEFDKAVDCFNAALSVRPKDSLMWNKLGATLANGNRSEEAVSAYHQSLELRPGFIRARYNLGISCINLGTHREAVEHFLTALNMQNRAKGPYGEKSVMSDNIWSTMRMAISLMGRNDLYEVADTRDLDRLNKEFNLNSQQ, encoded by the exons ATGGCAATGAGAGATTTGGTTGATGGTGAGTGTGGTGGTGCCAATGCGTTGATGAAACTAACCACCCACTTCACACAGGATAAATCACTACAACAGGAAGGACTTAGACGTGGTGTGTTTCATCCTAAGAACCTTGATGGCAGTTTCTCAGCATCTTCAGACCAG CTAGTGAATGAATTTTTAGCTGAACAACACCGCCATGCACCTCCACAGACATTTCGTATGGATGCCTTGCTGCATGAAATGCAGGCAATCGAGGAGAATCAACTACGACATGCGTCAGTCAAAG CTGGTCCAAGGGTAGCTGAGATAGCATCAGCCAATTGGGCAGCAGACTTCTTGGCTCAAGAACCACAGAGTGCTACATCTGCCGAGTGGACACAGGAATTCATGACAGAACAACATAGACCAG GAGTTGCTGCCATAATGCCTGATACAGATACGAAATGGGCTGAAGAGTACCTAGATCAAACTGAAGACCAAATATG GTCTAAAGAGtttgaaaatacatataaacCAGAAGATGAAAAATG GGTGGATGAATTTCACACAGCAAACACACAAGATGATGAACTTGCTAAAACAGCCAATCAACTTCTTTCATCTCTGGATGACCCCAAATTTTCTAATTCAGAG TTTATGAAATTTATCAAGAAAATAGGTGAAGGCGAGGTGACAGTAGAAAATAATCAAGTTATTTCAAAAGGTGAAAAAGAAGCACAAGGTGCGGCTGCTGTTTGGTCAGATGAATTTACACAAATGCAG GGTGCTACAGCGTCTGACTGGACTGACGAATTTACAGCGCAAGCCACAGGTGATATGAAATCAGACGCTGATTTCTGGGAAAAATTACAGAAAGAATGGGAGGAGATGGCAAAGACGGAAGACCATCCATGGTTAAATGACTTTGAACAAACGTTAGATGGTGGTCAAAAG AAATACCAGTTTGAAGATGATAATCCTCTCTTAGATCACCCTAATCCATTTGAAGAAGGATTAAAGAGATTAGAAGAGGGAGATTTAGTGAATGCAGTATTGTTATTTGAAGCTGCCGTACAAGCTGATCCACAACACACAAAg GCATGGCAATACCTTGGCACAAGTCAGGCTGAAAATGAACAAGAATTGGCAGCCATATCAGCACTCAAAAA agCTTTAGAATTAGAACCAGACAATCTATCCAGTTTGATGTCGTTAGGAGTTAGTTATACCAACGAGTCATTGCATAACCAAGCCTGCGATGTCTTGAAAAAGTGGATCCTATCGAatccaaaatatgaaaatattagaGGAAATTCCGATCTTCCGAAAGATGTCAACCCATCATCCTTTGTATCGAG TTCCATGTTCAATGAAGTTAGGGATATGTTTATAGCAGCTGCCCGACAGTCTCCTTCTGTTGTGGATCCTGATGTCCAGTGTGGTCTTGGAGTTCTCTTTAATCTGTCTGGGGAATTTGACAAAGCAGTAGACTGCTTCAATGCTGCCCTCAGTGTCAGACCAAAG GACTCACTGATGTGGAACAAACTTGGTGCTACCCTAGCTAATGGCAATCGAAGTGAAGAAGCAGTCAGTGCATACCATCAATCCCTAGAACTCAGACCAGGTTTTATTAGAGCCAGATACAACCTAGGTATTAGTTGTATCAACTTAGGAACTCATAG GGAAGCCGTGGAACATTTCTTAACAGCTCTGAATATGCAGAACAGAGCTAAAGGTCCGTACGGAGAAAAGTCAGTGATGTCAGATAATATATGGTCTACAATGAGAATGGCCATTTCATTAATGGGAAGGAATGATCTATATGAAGTAGCAGATACGAGAGATTTAGATAGACTGAATAAAGAATTTAACCTTAATTCTCAACAATGA
- the LOC144451846 gene encoding large ribosomal subunit protein uL29m-like, which yields MATSIAVGIARTHRIQLGGIYRAISSFLCSHNCAQKENITSFSRSYRNSFHNPSVNITQVQSQSLCHRSIHTSTQCRGLEEFFEDPKNVGEMEVKSGRPWELDELRTKDSVTLHKLWYVLLKERNMLLTMKEEAKTKKVFMPSPERLDKVKTSMDNLMQVVKERNDAVRELRTGEKEEIPTRMSYNMFGEKVRRKLREWPLPYFMNPKVQQEKHFYYPFVRKFIRMRIELEMKKEKRKEWRMKRAKEALRRKFPDAEID from the exons ATGGCGACGTCCATAGCAGTCGGTATCGCTCGTACACACAGGATCCAGTTAGGTGGAATTTATCGGGCAATTTCGTCATTTTTATGTTCACACAACTGTGCACAGAAGGAAAATATAACATCATTTAGCCGGAGTTACAGAAACTCTTTCCACAATCCCAG TGTTAATATCACTCAAGTTCAAAGTCAGTCATTATGCCATCGGAGTATACACACGTCAACACAATGTAGGGGCCTAGAAGAATTCTTTGAAGATCCTAAAAATGTGGGTGAAATGGAGGTCAAGTCAGGTCGTCCTTGGGAATTGGATGAACTTCGAACCAAAGATAGTGTAACTTTACACAAATTATG GTATGTACTATTGAAGGAAAGAAACATGTTACTAACCATGAAAGAAGAAGCGAAGACAAAGAAAGTTTTTATGCCAAGTCCTGAAAGACTAGATAAG gttaAGACATCGATGGACAATTTAATGCAGGTGGTCAAGGAAAGAAATGATGCTGTCAGAGAACTAAGAACTGGAGAGAAAGAAGAAATACCTACCAGGATGTCATATAATATGTTTGGAGAGAAAGTTCGCAGGAAACTTAGAGAATGGCCATTACCCTATTTCATGAACCCAAAG GTTCAGCAAGAGAAACACTTTTACTACCCATTTGTCAGGAAATTTATCCGAATGCGTATAGAACTTGAAATGAAGAAAGAGAAACGAAAAGAATGGAGGATGAAACGGGCGAAGGAAGCTTTGAGACGAAAATTTCCCGATGCTGAAATTgattaa